One genomic region from Colletotrichum lupini chromosome 7, complete sequence encodes:
- a CDS encoding hsp70-like protein encodes MADEVYDGAIGIDLAFSHRRLIGRRFDDPTVKKDIESWPFKVVDEGGNPKVQVEYLNETKTFSAQEVSSMVLLKMKEIAEVKLGKKVEKAVITVPAYFNDNQRQATKDAGAIAGLNVLRIINEPTAAAIAYGLGAGKSGKERNVLIYDLGGGTFDVSLLNIQGGVFTVKATAGDTHLGGQDFDTNLLDHCKKDFQRKTKKDLSGDPRALRRLRTACERAKRTLSSGAQTTIEIDSLFDGEDYTTQITRARFEDLNAKAFNGTLEPVAQVLKDASMEKSGVDEIVLVGGSTRIPRIQKLLSEFFDGKKLEKSINPDEAVAYGAAVQAGILSGKATSAETADLLLLDVCPLSLGVAMEGNIFAPVVTRGQNVPCLKKRTFTTVADNQQTVQFPVYQGERVNCEDNTSLGEFTLAPIPPMRAGEAVLEVVFEVDVNGILKVTATEKTSGRSANITISNSVGKLSSSEIENMINDAEKFKTNDEAFSKRFEAKQQLESYIGRVEEIISDPTLSLKLKRGQKDKIEQQVSEAMAALEITDSGADELKKQELALKRLVTKAMSSR; translated from the exons ATGGCGGACGAGGTCTACGATGGTGCCATTGGCATTGACTTGG CATTCTCTCACAGGCGTCTCATCGGTCGCCGCTTCGATGACCCCACCGTCAAGAAGGACATCGAGTCCTGGCCCTTCAAGGTCGTCGACGAGGGTGGCAACCCCAAGGTCCAGGTCGAGTACCTCAACGAGACCAAGACCTTCTCCGCCCAGGAGGTTTCCTCCATGGTCCTCCTCAAG ATGAAGGAGATTGCCGAGGTCAAGCTTGGCAAGAAGGTCGAGAAGGCCGTCATCACCGTCCCTGCCTACTTCAACGACAACCAGCGTCAGGCCACCAAGGACGCCGGTGCCATCGCCGGTCTTAACGTTCTCCGTATCATCAACGAGCCCACCGCTGCCGCCATTGCCTACGGTCTTGGTGCCGGAAAGTCTGGCAAGGAGCGCAACGTCCTCATCTACGACTTGGGTGGTGGTACTTTCGATGTCTCCCTCCTTAACATCCAGGGCGGTGTCTTCACCGTCAAGGCCACCGCTGGTGACACCCACTTGGGTGGTCAGGACTTCGATACCAACCTTCTTGACCACTGCAAGAAGGACTTCCAGCGCAAGACCAAGAAGGACCTCTCTGGCGACCCCCGTGCCCTCCGTCGTCTCCGCACTGCTTGCGAGCGTGCCAAGCGTACCCTTTCCAGCGGTGCCCAGACCACCATTGAGATCGACTCTCTCTTCGATGGCGAGGACTACACCACCCAGATCACCCGTGCTCGTTTCGAGGACCTGAACGCCAAGGCTTTCAACGGTACCCTCGAGCCCGTTGCCCAGGTTCTCAAGGATGCCTCCATGGAGAAGTCCGGCGTTGACGAGATCGTCCTCGTTGGTGGCTCCACCCGTATCCCCCGCATTCAGAAGCTTCTGTCCGAGTTCTTCGACGGCAAGAAGCTCGAGAAGAGCATCAACCCCGATGAGGCCGTCGCCTACGGTGCCGCCGTCCAGGCCGGTATCCTCTCCGGAAAGGCCACCTCCGCCGAGACCGCCGACCTTCTCCTGCTCGACGTCTGCCCCCTGTCCCTCGGTGTCGCCATGGAGGGTAACATCTTCGCTCCCGTCGTCACTCGTGGGCAAAATGTTCCATGCCTCAAAAAACG AACCTTCACCACTGTTGCCGACAACCAGCAGACCGTTCAGTTCCCCGTCTACCAGGGTGAGCGTGTCAACTGCGAGGACAACACCTCCCTGGGTGAATTCACTCTTGCTCCCATTCCTCCCATGAGAGCCGGTGAGGCCGTCCTCGAGGTCGTCTTCGAGGTCGATGTGAACGGTATCCTCAAGGTCACCGCCACCGAGAAGACCTCCGGCCGCAGCGCCAACATCACCATCTCCAACTCTGTTGGCAAGCTCTCTTCCTCCGAGATTGAGAACATGATCAACG ACGCCGAGAAGTTCAAGACCAACGATGAGGCTTTCAGCAAGCGCTTCGAGGCCAAGCAGCAGCTTGAGTCCTACATTGGCCGTGTTGAGGAGATCATCTCCGACCCTACGCTGTCCCTCAAGCTCAAGCGTGGCCAGAAGGACAAGATCGAGCAGCAGGTCTCCGAGGCCATGGCTGCCCTCGAGATCACCGACAGCGGTGCCGACGAGCTCAAGAAGCAGGAGCTCGCTCTCAAGCGTCTCGTGACCAAGGCTATGTCCTCCCGATAA